From Amphritea atlantica, a single genomic window includes:
- a CDS encoding prepilin peptidase — protein sequence MQPTLASDLLMLSLLLLLFFATAWDIIKHIIPNLVSLAILICGVIYHVIWDGWAGSITALSGLLIGFFIFIPFYITGGMAAGDVKLMAAVGSLLGPQLATLAAGLSLIAGCLLALALVLLKGDLPNLFKRYYRILKTFCLTRQLIYEKPHPGDAAALRFPYALAIMAGTLLALAHQSQLNFYYLRSLFDGGVL from the coding sequence ATGCAACCAACACTCGCATCTGATTTACTGATGTTGTCTTTACTGCTCCTGCTCTTTTTTGCTACCGCATGGGACATCATTAAGCACATCATTCCCAATCTCGTTAGCTTGGCCATACTCATTTGTGGAGTCATTTACCATGTAATATGGGACGGCTGGGCAGGCAGCATTACCGCGCTGAGTGGCTTGCTGATCGGTTTTTTTATCTTTATCCCTTTTTATATCACCGGCGGCATGGCCGCGGGCGATGTTAAACTGATGGCTGCCGTGGGCAGCCTCCTCGGGCCGCAGCTGGCAACGTTAGCAGCCGGACTAAGTCTTATCGCAGGCTGCCTGCTTGCCCTGGCACTGGTGCTGCTCAAAGGCGATCTGCCGAATCTGTTTAAACGCTATTACCGCATACTGAAAACTTTCTGCTTAACCAGACAGCTGATCTATGAAAAGCCGCACCCCGGCGATGCCGCTGCATTACGTTTTCCATACGCGCTTGCCATTATGGCAGGCACCCTGTTGGCACTCGCTCATCAATCGCAGCTCAATTTCTATTATCTGAGATCTCTCTTCGACGGAGGTGTTTTATGA
- a CDS encoding helix-turn-helix transcriptional regulator translates to MFTEQHSEALAVWAFRTGVWDYLVLPLADTGINEVVTSIEAAAEVGFSQRPQFNKSAHVMLPEEVRFRRSPENEKLLRPAISYLEGHFREKVTEERLAALCKINVTQFSRTFRQTFDVTFQEYLVRFRLNESARLLRNPGASIADVAYLVGFNDPSYYARAFKKYFGVTPSRYRQCLKNDRASMVQDHQVLRSA, encoded by the coding sequence ATGTTTACTGAACAGCATTCTGAAGCGTTGGCGGTATGGGCATTTCGCACTGGCGTCTGGGATTATCTTGTGCTGCCTTTAGCCGACACCGGTATTAATGAAGTTGTAACTTCCATTGAAGCAGCCGCTGAGGTTGGTTTCTCTCAGAGGCCGCAGTTTAATAAATCTGCACATGTCATGCTGCCGGAGGAGGTTCGTTTCAGGCGTTCCCCGGAAAATGAAAAGCTGCTCAGGCCTGCCATCAGCTATCTGGAGGGGCATTTCCGGGAAAAAGTGACAGAAGAGCGCCTGGCAGCGCTCTGTAAGATCAATGTGACCCAGTTTAGTCGTACCTTCCGGCAGACTTTTGATGTGACGTTTCAGGAGTATCTGGTGAGATTCCGCCTGAATGAGTCAGCACGGTTGCTGCGGAATCCCGGCGCGTCGATCGCAGATGTTGCTTATCTGGTCGGGTTTAATGATCCTTCTTACTACGCCCGGGCGTTTAAAAAATATTTTGGCGTGACGCCCTCAAGGTATCGGCAGTGTTTAAAGAATGACCGGGCTTCTATGGTGCAGGATCATCAGGTCTTGCGCAGCGCCTGA